The following are encoded in a window of Nibricoccus aquaticus genomic DNA:
- a CDS encoding response regulator, protein MNILIADDEEGFRGLLRDALGSDPTIQLTSACNAMEAWWHLSDLEQRFDVGIFDIKMPQVNGFSLLKRVRSCPRYRHLPVIVCSGNNDRETILQSGQLAASYYLVKPFKLENLLSKIQEFGQRRRPVASARLPSSSSASPIPGAS, encoded by the coding sequence ATGAACATTTTGATCGCAGACGACGAGGAGGGCTTTCGCGGCCTATTGCGCGATGCGCTCGGCTCGGACCCCACCATCCAACTCACCAGTGCGTGCAACGCCATGGAAGCCTGGTGGCACCTGAGCGACCTCGAACAACGTTTCGATGTCGGCATCTTCGACATCAAGATGCCCCAGGTAAACGGCTTCTCCCTGCTCAAACGCGTCCGCTCCTGCCCGCGCTACCGCCACCTTCCGGTCATCGTCTGCAGCGGTAACAACGACCGCGAAACCATTCTCCAGTCCGGCCAGCTCGCCGCCAGTTACTACCTGGTGAAGCCCTTCAAACTGGAAAACCTCCTCTCTAAAATCCAGGAGTTCGGCCAACGCCGCCGCCCCGTCGCCTCCGCCCGCCTTCCCTCCAGCTCCAGCGCGTCACCCATTCCCGGAGCGAGCTGA
- a CDS encoding pyridoxal phosphate-dependent aminotransferase: MSTDPKRWVAGHVAALPKSGIRDFFELVAKMKGQDVISLGVGEPDFVTPWHVREAAIFALERGKTYYTSNLGMIELRRAISTYVAEHFSVSYRPEDQVIVTVGVSEAIDLALRAFCNPGDTVMFHQPCYVSYSPSVALVHAQGIAVPTYAKDNFALTAEALRAAWKPGAKILMLNLPCNPTGGTCSLEQLTKIAEFCREKDLLVLSDEIYSELTFDGVHTSIASLPGMAERTIFLHGFSKAFAMTGWRIGYACGPAALIDAMMKVHQYTMLCASIVAQEAALEALTRGWDSVLKMREQYHRRRDLIVRRFNEIGLTCHSPRGSFYAFPEIKSTGLTEKEFSFGLLEKEKVAVVPGAAFGENGIGHVRACFATSYDQIIEACNRTERFVQGLKK, from the coding sequence ATGAGCACCGACCCGAAACGTTGGGTGGCGGGCCACGTGGCCGCGCTTCCTAAGAGTGGCATTCGCGATTTCTTTGAACTGGTCGCCAAGATGAAGGGCCAGGACGTGATCTCGCTCGGCGTGGGCGAACCCGATTTCGTGACGCCGTGGCATGTGCGCGAGGCGGCGATCTTCGCCCTCGAGCGCGGCAAAACTTACTACACGTCGAATCTCGGCATGATCGAGCTGCGCCGCGCGATCTCGACCTACGTGGCCGAGCATTTCTCGGTGAGTTATCGCCCGGAGGACCAAGTGATCGTCACCGTTGGCGTGTCCGAGGCGATCGATCTGGCGCTGCGCGCGTTCTGCAATCCGGGCGATACGGTGATGTTTCACCAGCCGTGCTACGTCTCGTACAGCCCGAGTGTGGCGCTGGTTCATGCGCAGGGCATCGCGGTGCCGACGTACGCGAAAGATAATTTCGCGCTGACGGCTGAAGCGCTGCGCGCCGCGTGGAAACCGGGTGCGAAGATTTTGATGCTGAACCTGCCGTGCAATCCCACGGGCGGCACGTGCAGTCTCGAGCAGTTGACCAAGATCGCGGAGTTCTGCCGCGAGAAGGACCTGCTGGTGTTGAGCGACGAGATCTACTCGGAGCTCACGTTCGACGGCGTACACACGAGCATCGCGAGCCTGCCGGGAATGGCGGAGCGGACGATTTTCCTCCACGGCTTTTCGAAGGCGTTCGCGATGACTGGCTGGCGCATCGGCTATGCGTGCGGACCGGCGGCGCTGATCGATGCGATGATGAAGGTTCACCAGTACACGATGCTGTGTGCCTCGATCGTCGCTCAGGAAGCTGCGCTCGAAGCGCTCACGCGCGGCTGGGACAGCGTGCTCAAGATGCGCGAGCAGTATCATCGCCGCCGCGATTTGATCGTGCGCCGTTTCAACGAAATCGGCCTGACGTGTCATTCGCCGCGCGGCTCGTTCTACGCGTTTCCCGAGATCAAATCGACCGGGCTCACCGAGAAGGAATTTTCGTTTGGCCTGCTCGAAAAGGAGAAGGTCGCGGTCGTGCCGGGCGCTGCGTTTGGCGAGAACGGCATCGGCCACGTGCGCGCGTGTTTTGCGACAAGCTACGATCAGATCATCGAGGCATGTAACCGCACCGAGCGCTTCGTCCAGGGCCTCAAGAAGTAA
- a CDS encoding proline--tRNA ligase, which produces MKLWSQFFIPTLKESPADAEIASHKLLVRAGLVRKLGGGLYTYMPLGLRALQKITQICREEIDGAGGIELWMPHVHPAELWEQGPRWAAAREIMFRADSAGDGKRAGRDPEFVLGPTHEEIITPLVKAEITSYRDLPKNFYQIATKFRNEIRPRFGLMRAREFIMMDSYSFDANDEGAIKSYHAIKAAYEKFFKRVGATAIAVEADTGVMGGSFSHEFMIPAEIGDDDVIYNEESGYAANREKATSGIVPKDLADAAPAGALEEFATPGVLTIAALEAAPYSVPGDKQFKTLVFIGDGKPFIVIIRGNDELEEAKLGSLGFTVTRAATAEEIEPVLGAKPGSLGAVKGTIKNAGALAGVFADHAIRLIGNGTTGANKDGFHVRNVNVARDLAITSFGDFRRVRPGEPDPKSGQPLKVRRGIEVGHIFKLGTKYSEKFGAVYTDDQKQSHLMVMGCYGIGISRTMQALIEQSHDADGIVWPWSVAPFQVLICLLDPKVEEAAGVAKKIATAAEAAGADVLIDDRDERPGVKFKDADLIGIPLRIVIGSKGLKDGVVELKWRTSKEVTKLPLAEAEAKIAEAVRTAAAKS; this is translated from the coding sequence ATGAAACTCTGGTCACAGTTCTTTATTCCCACGCTCAAAGAGAGTCCGGCTGACGCCGAAATCGCCTCGCACAAGCTGCTCGTGCGGGCAGGGCTCGTGCGCAAGCTCGGCGGCGGGTTGTACACGTATATGCCGCTCGGTCTGCGGGCGCTCCAGAAGATCACGCAGATCTGCCGCGAGGAGATTGATGGAGCGGGCGGCATCGAGTTGTGGATGCCGCATGTGCATCCGGCCGAGCTTTGGGAGCAGGGACCGCGTTGGGCAGCGGCTCGTGAGATCATGTTTCGCGCGGACAGCGCGGGCGACGGCAAGCGCGCGGGACGCGATCCGGAGTTTGTGCTCGGGCCGACGCACGAGGAGATCATCACGCCGCTGGTGAAGGCGGAGATCACGAGTTACCGCGACCTGCCGAAGAATTTTTATCAGATCGCCACGAAGTTCCGTAACGAGATCCGGCCGCGTTTCGGTCTGATGCGTGCGCGCGAGTTTATCATGATGGATTCGTACTCGTTCGACGCGAACGACGAGGGTGCGATCAAGAGCTACCACGCGATCAAGGCGGCGTACGAAAAGTTTTTCAAACGCGTGGGCGCAACGGCCATCGCGGTCGAGGCGGACACGGGCGTGATGGGCGGGAGTTTTTCCCATGAGTTCATGATCCCGGCCGAGATCGGCGACGATGATGTGATCTATAATGAAGAGAGCGGCTATGCGGCGAATCGCGAGAAGGCCACGAGCGGCATCGTGCCGAAGGATCTGGCGGACGCGGCTCCTGCCGGGGCGCTCGAAGAGTTTGCGACGCCAGGTGTGCTGACCATCGCGGCGCTCGAAGCGGCGCCTTACTCGGTGCCGGGTGACAAGCAGTTCAAGACGCTGGTCTTCATCGGCGACGGGAAGCCGTTCATCGTGATTATCCGGGGCAATGACGAACTCGAAGAGGCGAAGCTAGGTTCGCTGGGTTTCACGGTCACGCGTGCGGCGACGGCAGAAGAGATCGAGCCGGTGCTCGGTGCGAAGCCGGGCAGTCTCGGTGCGGTTAAAGGCACGATCAAAAACGCGGGCGCGCTTGCGGGCGTGTTCGCCGATCATGCGATCCGGCTCATCGGCAACGGCACCACCGGTGCGAACAAGGACGGTTTCCACGTGCGCAACGTCAACGTGGCGCGCGATCTCGCGATCACGTCGTTTGGCGATTTCCGCCGCGTGCGTCCGGGCGAGCCTGATCCGAAGTCAGGTCAGCCGCTCAAGGTGCGTCGCGGCATCGAGGTCGGACATATTTTCAAACTCGGGACGAAATATTCCGAGAAGTTCGGCGCGGTGTACACCGACGATCAGAAGCAGAGTCACCTGATGGTGATGGGCTGCTATGGCATCGGCATCAGCCGTACGATGCAGGCGCTGATCGAGCAGAGTCATGACGCGGACGGGATCGTCTGGCCGTGGTCGGTGGCTCCGTTCCAGGTGTTGATCTGTCTGCTCGATCCTAAAGTCGAAGAGGCGGCGGGCGTGGCGAAAAAAATCGCGACGGCGGCGGAGGCGGCGGGCGCGGATGTGCTCATCGACGACCGCGACGAGCGGCCGGGCGTGAAGTTCAAGGATGCGGATCTGATCGGCATCCCGCTGCGCATCGTCATCGGCAGCAAGGGACTCAAAGATGGCGTGGTGGAGCTGAAGTGGCGCACATCGAAAGAGGTGACCAAGCTCCCGCTGGCTGAAGCCGAGGCGAAGATCGCCGAGGCGGTGCGCACGGCGGCGGCGAAAAGCTAA
- a CDS encoding chemotaxis protein CheA, with the protein MNTDLQQQFIRDLLTESFEGLDRYDQAILHLEQHTAGDDTLNDIFRVVHTLKGTAGCLGFHQITKIAHVGENLLDALRNQQLAFSPNIAAVLLRLSDALRSLLQAIETTGRDEAAVDPDLVTDLEALRNTLTSPAEKSAPPPSVSGNSLPASALPTFESVSPADLPLSADEFAAASLLNQPAATPPAPAFNQGWGLFDDEPAPAPTAAPAATPATTAPVASATTPATAHTTPAVHTTSPSSSSAAHASSHTNHSTVRVDVALLDKLMNLVGELVLSRNQLVQLSQTRNVAPRALNDVAQRFNLITSELQEGVMKTRMQPIGGVWGKFPRIVRDVARELGKQVRLEMVGATTELDRTVIESIRDPLTHIIRNSIDHGIESPERRLAAGKSAEGHILMRAYHEGGQVNIEIIDDGAGLNLARIRQKAVEKNLISAADAAALSDREATNLIFLPGFSTAEKITNVSGRGVGMDVVKTNIEKIGGSVDVSSTLGQGTTLKIKIPLTLAIVPALIVRASGERFAIPQVSLLELLRLEGQAAADALEKVYDSPVFRLRGNLLPLVFLHRELKLKPPADDTALNIVVLQADQRSFGLVVDAVCDTEEIVVKPLGKHLKGLPIYAGATIMGDGRVALILDALGLAQHARVLSENPDRARTFAATENAAASSAARSQLLLFSLPGRPRLALPLDQAARLEEFPASAVESSAGREAVQYRGQILPLLRLARFLPGSSAATSDADGPLRVIVYRKSGHSVGIIVGQIHDIIEHTLDLQPGSQTSGLLGSTVVQGKITDLVDVAAVLQAAGFTSVRAA; encoded by the coding sequence ATGAACACCGACCTCCAGCAGCAGTTCATCCGTGATCTCCTCACGGAAAGTTTCGAGGGCCTCGACCGCTACGACCAGGCCATCCTCCACCTCGAACAACACACCGCTGGCGACGACACCCTCAACGACATCTTCCGCGTCGTCCACACCCTCAAAGGCACCGCCGGCTGCCTCGGCTTTCACCAGATCACCAAGATCGCCCACGTCGGCGAAAACCTCCTCGACGCCCTCCGTAATCAACAGCTCGCCTTCTCGCCCAATATCGCTGCCGTCCTCCTCCGTCTCTCCGACGCCCTGCGCTCCCTCTTGCAGGCCATCGAGACCACCGGCCGCGACGAAGCCGCCGTCGATCCCGATCTCGTCACCGACCTCGAAGCCCTCCGCAACACGCTGACCAGCCCCGCCGAAAAATCCGCGCCTCCTCCCTCCGTATCCGGCAACTCACTTCCCGCCTCCGCGCTCCCCACATTCGAATCCGTCTCCCCCGCCGATCTCCCGCTCTCCGCCGACGAATTCGCCGCCGCCTCCCTCCTCAATCAACCCGCCGCCACCCCGCCCGCCCCCGCCTTCAATCAAGGCTGGGGCCTCTTCGACGACGAACCCGCCCCCGCGCCAACCGCCGCCCCCGCCGCAACTCCCGCGACCACCGCTCCCGTCGCCTCCGCCACCACACCCGCCACCGCGCACACCACGCCCGCCGTCCACACGACGTCTCCCTCCTCGTCCTCGGCCGCGCACGCCTCCTCGCACACCAACCACTCCACCGTCCGCGTCGACGTCGCACTCCTCGACAAGCTGATGAACCTCGTCGGCGAGCTCGTCCTCTCCCGCAACCAGCTCGTCCAACTTTCTCAAACCCGCAACGTCGCCCCCCGCGCCCTCAACGACGTCGCCCAGCGCTTCAACCTCATCACCAGCGAACTTCAGGAGGGTGTCATGAAAACCCGGATGCAGCCCATCGGCGGCGTGTGGGGAAAATTCCCGCGCATCGTCCGCGACGTCGCCCGCGAGCTCGGCAAGCAGGTTCGCCTCGAAATGGTCGGCGCCACCACGGAGCTCGACCGCACCGTCATCGAGTCCATCCGCGACCCGCTCACTCACATCATCCGCAACTCCATCGACCACGGCATCGAGTCGCCCGAGCGCCGTCTCGCCGCCGGCAAATCCGCCGAGGGCCACATCCTCATGCGCGCCTACCACGAGGGCGGCCAGGTCAACATCGAGATCATCGACGACGGCGCCGGCCTCAACCTCGCCCGCATCCGCCAGAAAGCCGTGGAGAAAAATCTCATCTCCGCCGCCGACGCCGCCGCGCTCTCCGACCGCGAAGCGACCAACCTCATTTTCCTCCCCGGTTTCTCCACTGCCGAAAAAATCACCAACGTCTCCGGCCGCGGCGTCGGCATGGACGTCGTCAAAACCAACATCGAAAAAATCGGCGGCTCCGTCGATGTCTCCAGCACCCTCGGCCAGGGCACCACGCTCAAGATCAAGATCCCGCTCACCCTCGCCATTGTCCCCGCCCTCATCGTCCGCGCCAGTGGCGAACGGTTCGCCATCCCGCAAGTCAGCCTCCTCGAACTCCTCCGCCTCGAAGGCCAGGCCGCGGCCGATGCCCTCGAAAAAGTCTACGACTCCCCCGTCTTCCGCCTCCGCGGCAATCTCCTCCCGCTCGTCTTTCTCCATCGCGAACTAAAACTCAAACCGCCCGCCGACGACACCGCTCTCAACATCGTCGTCCTTCAAGCCGACCAGCGTTCCTTCGGCCTCGTCGTGGACGCCGTCTGCGACACCGAGGAGATCGTCGTCAAACCCCTCGGCAAACACCTCAAGGGCCTCCCGATATACGCCGGCGCAACCATCATGGGCGACGGTCGCGTCGCCCTCATCCTCGACGCCCTCGGCCTCGCTCAACACGCCCGCGTCCTCAGCGAAAACCCCGACCGCGCCCGCACCTTCGCCGCCACCGAAAACGCCGCCGCCAGCTCCGCCGCACGTTCCCAACTCCTCCTCTTCTCCCTCCCCGGTCGCCCCCGCCTCGCCCTCCCGCTCGATCAAGCCGCCCGCCTCGAAGAATTTCCCGCCTCCGCCGTCGAATCCTCCGCCGGCCGCGAAGCCGTTCAATACCGCGGCCAGATCCTCCCGCTCCTCCGCCTCGCCCGCTTCCTCCCCGGCTCCTCCGCCGCGACGTCCGACGCCGACGGCCCGCTCCGTGTCATCGTGTATCGAAAATCCGGGCACTCCGTCGGCATCATCGTCGGCCAGATCCACGACATCATCGAGCACACCCTCGATCTCCAGCCCGGCTCACAAACCTCCGGCCTTCTCGGCTCCACCGTCGTACAGGGAAAAATCACCGACCTCGTCGACGTCGCCGCCGTCCTCCAAGCCGCCGGCTTCACCTCCGTCCGCGCCGCCTGA
- a CDS encoding Lrp/AsnC family transcriptional regulator, with amino-acid sequence MNPVLKLLLEGGSLTTAQMAQVAGLSVSQVEQHLEQLKKDNIFLGWRPVLDLSHEAAAAASVRAVIEVKVTPERGGGFNRFAERIARFDEVESCYLMSGGYDLLVFVKGGSLQKVAAFVSEKLSSIEGVLSTSTHFMLRCYKEQGFLLRDTERNSSRLNVAP; translated from the coding sequence ATGAACCCTGTTCTCAAGCTGTTACTCGAAGGCGGCAGTCTCACGACGGCGCAAATGGCGCAAGTTGCGGGCTTGTCCGTGTCGCAAGTCGAACAGCACCTGGAGCAGTTGAAGAAAGATAACATCTTCCTCGGCTGGCGTCCGGTGCTCGATCTCTCGCACGAGGCAGCCGCAGCCGCCTCGGTTCGCGCGGTCATCGAAGTGAAGGTCACGCCGGAACGCGGCGGTGGCTTCAACCGTTTCGCGGAGCGCATCGCGCGCTTCGATGAGGTCGAGTCCTGCTACCTGATGTCGGGTGGCTACGATCTCCTGGTTTTCGTGAAGGGCGGATCGCTGCAAAAAGTCGCCGCGTTCGTGTCGGAAAAGCTCTCGAGCATCGAGGGCGTGCTTTCGACTTCCACCCATTTCATGCTACGGTGCTACAAGGAGCAGGGCTTCCTGCTTCGCGATACCGAGCGCAACTCGTCGCGGCTCAACGTCGCTCCTTAA
- the argA gene encoding amino-acid N-acetyltransferase, translating into MSNSATPSATTTTIKPTDLRGILKYVPRFQDQIFVIALDGSIVADENFGNLLVDIAVLRSLGIKVVLVHGIGQQLQELSTSRGIPISDAFGTGATDAATLDLAIRASSRVSHVILEGLTQNALKCAITNAVRALPLGILKGVDHQFTGRVDRIDTEFILTLINKSIIPILSPIGYGPDGKALRVNSDLLAAEIAEALHASKIIYLAPQSGLEINGDVKREISMDALRALLKDQPDAIPESTRSKALHAIKAIETGTPRVHLVDGRIFDGLINEIFSSEGVGSLIYGNDYQQIRRAKRSDVRAIYNLTRGAVKREELVYRTQQAIEKNIDQFFVFEIDENLIACVSLYFYPDKPTLAEVGSLYVLPFYHNRGIGRKMVDYACMMAKERGAKTIVALSTQSYSFFTSALNFEETTKDILPEARLKLYEESGRNPKVLVKQV; encoded by the coding sequence ATGAGCAACAGCGCCACTCCCTCGGCCACGACGACCACGATCAAGCCGACCGATCTCCGCGGCATCCTCAAATACGTCCCGCGTTTTCAGGACCAGATCTTCGTCATCGCCCTCGATGGCTCCATCGTTGCCGACGAAAATTTCGGCAACCTCCTTGTCGACATCGCCGTCCTCCGCAGCCTCGGCATCAAAGTCGTCCTCGTCCACGGCATAGGCCAGCAGCTCCAGGAACTCTCCACCTCGCGCGGCATCCCCATCAGCGACGCCTTCGGCACCGGCGCGACCGACGCCGCCACGCTCGACCTCGCCATCCGCGCTTCTTCCCGCGTCTCGCACGTCATCCTCGAAGGCCTCACCCAAAACGCGCTGAAGTGCGCCATCACCAACGCCGTCCGCGCCCTCCCGCTCGGCATCCTCAAAGGCGTCGATCACCAGTTCACCGGCCGTGTCGATCGCATCGACACAGAGTTCATCCTCACGCTGATCAACAAGAGCATCATCCCGATTCTCTCCCCCATCGGCTACGGCCCCGACGGCAAAGCCCTGCGCGTCAACTCCGACCTCCTAGCCGCCGAAATCGCCGAAGCCCTCCACGCCTCGAAAATCATCTACCTCGCCCCGCAGTCCGGTCTCGAAATCAACGGCGACGTGAAACGCGAAATCTCGATGGACGCCCTTCGTGCGCTCCTGAAAGACCAGCCCGACGCCATCCCCGAGAGCACGCGCAGCAAAGCCCTCCACGCCATCAAAGCCATCGAGACCGGCACCCCGCGCGTCCACCTCGTGGACGGCCGCATCTTCGACGGCCTCATCAACGAAATCTTCTCCAGCGAAGGCGTCGGCTCGCTCATCTACGGCAACGACTATCAACAAATCCGCCGCGCCAAACGCAGCGACGTCCGCGCCATCTACAACCTCACGCGCGGCGCCGTGAAACGCGAAGAGCTCGTCTACCGCACCCAGCAGGCCATCGAGAAAAACATCGACCAGTTCTTCGTCTTCGAAATCGACGAGAATCTCATCGCCTGCGTCTCGCTCTATTTCTACCCCGACAAACCGACGCTCGCCGAAGTCGGTTCGCTCTACGTCCTGCCCTTCTACCACAACCGCGGCATCGGCCGTAAGATGGTGGACTACGCCTGCATGATGGCGAAAGAACGCGGCGCCAAAACCATCGTCGCCCTCTCCACGCAGAGCTATTCCTTCTTCACGAGCGCTCTCAACTTCGAGGAAACCACCAAAGACATCCTCCCCGAAGCCCGCCTGAAGCTCTACGAAGAAAGCGGCCGCAATCCGAAGGTCTTGGTTAAACAAGTTTGA
- a CDS encoding response regulator: MKRTVLAIDDALTMRKLVSFTLRTAGLDVVEAPDGADAIELLKTRSFDLIITDVNMPRLNGIEFTRQARQLPHGKTVPILMLTTESDPEKKNLARAAGASGWIVKPFQQEQLLAVVGKVLPGAIAPAA, from the coding sequence ATGAAACGCACCGTACTCGCCATCGACGACGCCCTCACCATGCGGAAACTCGTCTCCTTCACGCTGCGCACCGCCGGCCTCGACGTCGTCGAAGCCCCCGATGGAGCCGACGCCATCGAGCTGCTCAAAACCCGCAGCTTCGACCTCATCATCACCGACGTGAACATGCCCAGGCTCAACGGCATCGAGTTCACCCGTCAGGCCCGCCAGCTGCCGCACGGCAAGACCGTCCCGATTCTCATGCTCACCACCGAGTCCGATCCCGAGAAAAAAAATCTCGCCCGCGCCGCCGGTGCCTCCGGCTGGATCGTGAAACCATTCCAGCAGGAGCAGCTCCTCGCCGTCGTCGGCAAAGTCCTCCCCGGCGCCATCGCTCCCGCCGCCTGA
- the der gene encoding ribosome biogenesis GTPase Der yields the protein MSRTVVIVGRPNVGKSRLFNRLAKKRISIVHDQPGVTRDVIMTEIKDGDYTLLDTGGLGFKDGNITPAKLIDASETQVGFAIDTADLILFVVDGLEGMTALDLKIAQMLRKSKKDVLLVVNKADFNEDKIDLAEAYRLGLGEPVRVSAEHGANEGVLRDAILTKLGPIPLEDLPDRSAEKPLCVCFIGRPNVGKSSLSNRLLDSDRLIVSDVPGTTRDAVSLDFQFKGRDGAMYPFKLIDTAGIKAATKLASPVEYFSRLRSLDSIKETDVVFLVLDAMDGVTQQDKAIAGEAVKEKKPIVIIVNKWDLVKKTFEKDGGIPGYKSERDYREKYEKAVFERLFFTPGSPLIFVSAMSGYEIDRMLNAAVKLNRTLDIKISTAKLNKIIGYLAERTPPPAVGGKRFRVYYATQTGTRPFRIKIFCNREEKLTEQYRRYLESGMVDEFGLNGCPIYFDLVGKEKHEPGTPYSGKEARGLPHRPKWRSNEKVVEENDSKYETFEE from the coding sequence ATGTCACGCACCGTCGTTATTGTAGGCCGTCCCAACGTCGGCAAAAGCCGTTTGTTTAACCGGCTGGCGAAGAAGCGCATTTCCATCGTCCATGACCAACCGGGCGTCACGCGCGACGTCATCATGACGGAAATCAAGGACGGCGATTACACGCTGCTCGATACCGGCGGTCTCGGTTTCAAGGACGGCAACATCACGCCGGCGAAACTCATCGACGCGTCGGAGACGCAGGTGGGTTTCGCGATCGATACGGCGGATCTCATTCTGTTCGTCGTCGATGGCCTTGAAGGCATGACGGCGCTCGATCTGAAAATCGCGCAGATGCTGCGGAAGAGCAAAAAGGACGTGCTGCTGGTGGTGAACAAAGCGGACTTCAACGAGGACAAGATTGACCTCGCGGAAGCGTATCGCCTCGGCCTTGGCGAACCGGTGCGCGTCTCAGCGGAACACGGCGCGAACGAAGGCGTTTTGCGTGATGCGATTCTCACGAAGCTAGGACCGATACCGTTGGAAGATTTGCCAGATCGCTCGGCGGAGAAACCGCTGTGCGTTTGCTTCATCGGGCGGCCGAATGTAGGAAAGTCGTCGCTGAGCAACCGGCTCCTCGATAGCGACCGGTTGATCGTCAGCGACGTGCCTGGGACGACGCGCGATGCGGTGTCGCTGGATTTTCAATTCAAGGGCCGCGATGGCGCGATGTACCCGTTCAAGCTCATCGATACGGCGGGCATCAAGGCAGCGACGAAGCTGGCTTCGCCGGTGGAGTATTTTTCGCGCCTGCGCTCGCTCGACTCGATCAAAGAGACGGACGTCGTTTTCCTCGTGCTCGACGCGATGGACGGCGTGACACAGCAGGATAAGGCGATCGCGGGCGAAGCGGTGAAGGAGAAGAAGCCCATCGTGATCATCGTGAACAAGTGGGATCTCGTGAAGAAGACCTTCGAGAAGGACGGCGGAATTCCGGGGTACAAGAGCGAGCGCGACTATCGCGAGAAGTACGAGAAGGCCGTTTTCGAGCGCTTGTTTTTCACGCCGGGCTCGCCGCTGATCTTCGTATCGGCGATGAGCGGCTACGAAATCGATCGCATGCTGAACGCGGCGGTGAAGCTCAACCGCACGCTCGATATCAAGATCTCGACGGCGAAGTTGAACAAGATCATCGGCTATCTCGCCGAACGCACGCCGCCTCCGGCGGTGGGTGGAAAACGTTTCCGCGTGTACTACGCGACGCAGACCGGGACGCGTCCGTTTCGCATCAAGATTTTCTGCAACCGCGAAGAGAAGCTCACCGAGCAGTATCGTCGTTATCTGGAGTCGGGCATGGTCGATGAGTTTGGCCTGAACGGCTGTCCGATCTATTTCGATCTCGTCGGCAAAGAAAAGCACGAGCCCGGCACACCCTACTCGGGCAAGGAAGCGCGGGGTCTACCGCATCGGCCGAAGTGGAGATCGAATGAAAAAGTGGTGGAAGAAAACGACTCCAAGTATGAAACCTTCGAAGAGTGA
- the fmt gene encoding methionyl-tRNA formyltransferase encodes MMKPLRLVFMGSDGIALPLLEWLVGEGSAWATVIAVYTQPDRAVGRGQKVQANAIKMWALSRGLPVFQPEKVTEETRVELAGLNADVSLVMAYGHILKDAFIAAPRLGTLNLHASILPKYRGASPIQTAVANGEKETGVSLMRILRKLDAGPVADVERVAIEPRDTTLEIEGKLAGACVPLLKRTLPKLAEGTLVFVEQDEARATFCRKLAKEDGALDFNQPAAVIAARVNGLFPWPACSVEIGGQVVKLGLAEVAAEGAGSGDGSSVSDIGSRPEAGAPGEVIGADAEGLLVATGGGAVRLLRLQRPGGKMLVAAEFLRGFTVAAGTRIESRALPVLVGSQPFPYKK; translated from the coding sequence ATGATGAAACCGCTCCGACTTGTTTTCATGGGCTCCGATGGCATCGCGCTGCCGTTGCTGGAATGGCTGGTGGGCGAGGGGAGTGCGTGGGCCACGGTGATCGCGGTTTATACGCAGCCGGATCGGGCAGTCGGGCGCGGGCAGAAGGTGCAGGCGAATGCGATCAAGATGTGGGCGCTGTCGCGGGGGCTGCCGGTTTTTCAGCCGGAGAAAGTGACCGAGGAGACGCGCGTGGAGCTGGCGGGGCTGAACGCGGATGTGTCACTCGTGATGGCTTACGGGCATATTTTGAAGGATGCGTTTATCGCGGCGCCGCGGTTGGGAACGTTGAATCTGCACGCGTCGATTTTGCCGAAGTATCGCGGGGCTTCGCCGATTCAGACGGCTGTGGCGAACGGCGAAAAGGAGACGGGCGTTTCGCTCATGCGCATCTTGCGGAAGCTCGATGCGGGTCCGGTGGCGGATGTGGAGCGCGTGGCGATCGAGCCGCGCGACACGACGCTGGAGATCGAGGGAAAACTGGCGGGGGCATGTGTGCCGCTGTTGAAGAGGACGTTGCCGAAACTGGCTGAGGGGACGCTGGTGTTTGTTGAGCAGGATGAAGCGCGGGCGACGTTTTGCCGGAAGCTCGCGAAGGAAGATGGGGCGCTGGATTTTAATCAACCGGCGGCGGTGATCGCTGCACGGGTGAACGGGCTTTTTCCGTGGCCGGCGTGTTCGGTGGAGATTGGCGGGCAGGTGGTGAAACTGGGGCTTGCAGAAGTGGCGGCGGAGGGAGCTGGGAGCGGCGACGGTTCGTCGGTATCTGACATCGGAAGCCGGCCAGAGGCCGGCGCTCCCGGGGAAGTCATCGGAGCGGATGCGGAGGGTTTGCTGGTGGCAACGGGCGGAGGCGCTGTGCGTTTGCTGCGGTTGCAACGGCCGGGCGGGAAGATGCTGGTGGCGGCGGAGTTTTTGCGCGGGTTTACCGTGGCGGCGGGGACGCGGATCGAATCGCGGGCGTTGCCTGTGCTGGTGGGGTCGCAGCCGTTTCCGTACAAGAAGTGA